The Hahella sp. HNIBRBA332 genome window below encodes:
- a CDS encoding AraC family transcriptional regulator: protein MDQSLYYHWNNLCLYMGRFDGTYHWQHIADSFIVSLDNEFDVKLASGEVISTRCLMIPANTRCDFILNHQRIAFVSSHFWRNIKTTLTYNYYCCEQDGFLFDFLDACDIARAFRDLYQRRPSTNDAREILDQIVNPKQYPIAPPLMDRRVRKLIEFLLKNPDLSQSIDDYAELMPISAAHLSRLFKQETNISFSRFRLGVRVLYFIKQFSRSRNLTTAAHDSGFADLAHLNKCHRLLFGICPSQLWLSESELKICVA, encoded by the coding sequence ATGGATCAGTCGCTGTATTATCATTGGAACAACTTATGTCTGTATATGGGTCGCTTTGATGGGACCTACCATTGGCAACATATTGCGGATAGTTTCATTGTCAGTCTGGATAATGAATTTGACGTTAAACTGGCGAGTGGCGAGGTTATTTCCACGCGCTGTTTGATGATTCCCGCTAATACCCGTTGCGATTTTATTTTAAACCACCAGCGCATTGCATTTGTGTCTTCTCATTTCTGGCGCAATATTAAAACCACACTGACCTATAACTATTATTGCTGCGAGCAGGACGGGTTTCTTTTTGACTTTCTGGATGCCTGCGATATTGCACGCGCTTTCCGTGATTTATATCAGAGGCGTCCGTCCACCAATGACGCCAGGGAAATATTGGATCAGATTGTTAACCCTAAACAATATCCCATTGCTCCGCCCTTAATGGATCGCAGAGTTCGCAAGCTGATCGAATTCTTGTTGAAGAATCCGGACCTTTCCCAATCCATCGATGATTATGCGGAACTTATGCCGATTTCAGCCGCGCATCTCAGTCGATTGTTCAAACAGGAAACCAATATTTCGTTCTCGCGCTTTCGCCTGGGGGTTCGCGTGTTGTATTTCATCAAACAGTTCTCCCGCAGCCGTAATTTGACCACCGCCGCGCATGACTCCGGTTTTGCGGATCTGGCGCACTTAAATAAATGCCACAGATTATTATTCGGCATCTGCCCTTCGCAGTTATGGCTGAGTGAATCTGAGCTTAAGATCTGCGTGGCCTGA
- the xdp1 gene encoding exosortase-dependent surface protein XDP1, which translates to MLKTLTKGLLLSALTASSAYASQITWDLTEGVRYGSYNNSLSYSKDGLNLTVTGWSDTKGPADDKIEGARLGRWNGLGVCNDDEYRKTRCASPEHSTDNDPGRGGDFDMIMLSFSEAVSLSSFQNGWYAYDSDVSLLAYTGGASSYNLNDKDWEGLLSDGWSVAGNYSNTMTKETATSTDLVSKFWLIGAYNPAFGELGELCNELNDHFKLRMLTIDTVECPEPTALGLFGLSLAGLFAARRRKAS; encoded by the coding sequence ATGCTAAAAACATTAACCAAGGGATTGTTATTATCAGCGCTGACGGCGTCTTCCGCCTATGCAAGCCAAATCACCTGGGATCTGACTGAAGGCGTTCGTTACGGCTCATACAATAACTCTCTTTCCTATTCGAAAGACGGTTTGAATCTGACCGTAACCGGCTGGAGCGACACAAAAGGTCCTGCAGACGATAAAATAGAAGGCGCCCGTCTGGGCCGCTGGAATGGTCTCGGGGTCTGTAACGACGACGAATACCGCAAGACTCGTTGCGCTTCCCCGGAGCATTCCACCGACAATGATCCGGGGCGCGGCGGCGATTTTGACATGATCATGCTGTCCTTCTCTGAGGCGGTCAGCCTGAGCTCATTTCAAAACGGCTGGTACGCCTACGATTCAGATGTCTCCCTGCTCGCCTACACCGGCGGCGCTTCTTCCTACAATCTGAACGATAAAGATTGGGAAGGACTGCTCAGCGACGGCTGGAGCGTGGCTGGCAACTACTCCAACACCATGACCAAAGAAACCGCGACCAGCACGGATCTGGTTTCCAAGTTCTGGTTGATTGGCGCTTACAATCCCGCCTTCGGTGAGTTGGGCGAGCTGTGCAACGAACTGAACGATCACTTCAAATTGAGGATGCTGACCATCGACACCGTTGAGTGTCCTGAGCCAACCGCACTGGGCCTGTTCGGCCTGAGCCTGGCGGGCCTTTTTGCGGCGCGTCGCCGCAAGGCCTCTTGA
- a CDS encoding formate/nitrite transporter family protein, whose translation MAYLIPSEFVTKMVDAGESKIFMSTRDTLIRAYMAGAILALAAVFAVTVAVQTGVFLVGAMLFPVGFCMLYLMGFDLLTGVFVLTPLALLDKRPGVTVNGVLRNWGLVFLGNFAGALTVAFMMAFVFTYGFNTDPGPVGTKIASVGEARTLGYAEYGLAGWLTIFLRGMLCNWMVSMGVVGAMISTTVSGKVLAMWMPIMLFFFMGFEHSVVNMFLFPSAMIMGGDFSIMDYFIWNEIPTALGNLVGGLAFTGLTLYSTHYKTAPKRKLAASAKEAMA comes from the coding sequence ATGGCTTACTTAATCCCCTCAGAGTTTGTGACCAAGATGGTCGATGCTGGCGAATCCAAAATTTTCATGTCTACGCGAGACACTTTGATCCGGGCGTATATGGCGGGCGCCATATTGGCGCTGGCGGCGGTTTTCGCCGTCACCGTCGCGGTGCAGACGGGCGTGTTTCTCGTCGGCGCCATGTTGTTTCCCGTTGGTTTCTGCATGCTTTATCTGATGGGCTTTGATCTGCTGACCGGCGTGTTTGTGCTGACGCCTCTGGCGTTGCTGGACAAACGGCCGGGCGTGACGGTCAATGGCGTTTTGAGGAACTGGGGACTGGTGTTTCTGGGTAATTTCGCCGGCGCGCTGACGGTCGCTTTTATGATGGCTTTCGTGTTCACCTACGGTTTTAATACGGACCCCGGTCCAGTGGGAACCAAGATAGCCAGTGTGGGAGAGGCCCGCACTCTCGGCTATGCGGAATACGGCCTGGCCGGCTGGTTGACCATTTTTCTACGCGGCATGCTGTGTAACTGGATGGTGTCCATGGGCGTGGTCGGCGCGATGATTTCCACGACGGTTTCTGGTAAAGTCCTGGCGATGTGGATGCCCATCATGCTGTTTTTCTTCATGGGATTCGAACATTCTGTCGTGAATATGTTCCTGTTTCCCTCAGCCATGATTATGGGCGGCGATTTCTCTATCATGGATTATTTCATCTGGAATGAAATTCCGACTGCGCTGGGTAATCTGGTAGGTGGGCTGGCTTTCACCGGGCTGACCCTGTACAGCACTCACTACAAAACAGCGCCAAAGCGCAAACTGGCGGCGTCCGCTAAAGAAGCGATGGCTTGA
- a CDS encoding bifunctional protein-serine/threonine kinase/phosphatase → MRNELTLSFGQWTDKGRKEINQDFHGGYVPKGAQLTMKGAAFAMADGVSSSSVSQVASETAVKSFLEDYFCTSDAWTVQHAAQRVLRATNSWLYAEGQRSVYRYDKEKGYVCTFSAVVFKSDIAHILHVGDTRVYRLRDGALEQLTHDHRLWVSQSQSYLSRALGFREHIEIDYQPVRLRLGDIFIMATDGVYEYCDAHTLIEALQEPDDLDAIAKRMVDYALEQGSKDNLTLQIIRIEALPCEVDSLFQQQVETLPLPLILQAGADFDGYQILRCLQTSSRSHVYLAVDIASNTKVIIKTPATDQQGDPAYLERLLMEEWIARRINSLHVAKAAQFERPRRYLYTVSEYIEGRTLSQWLRDHPQPDLETVRGIVEQAARGLMAFHRMDMLHQDLKPDNLMIDASGIVKIIDFGSTRVGGVAENDQGLRQPNLLGTALYAAPEYFLGEVGSSGSDLYSLGVLTYYLLSGDFPYGADVAKTRTAGAQKRLTYKSVLSEDRDIPAWIDATLKKAVHPNPHKRYTEISEFLHDLRHPNPAYLNQTRPPILERNPVMFWQGVSLALLIALILHVTVG, encoded by the coding sequence ATGCGCAATGAGCTGACGCTTTCCTTCGGTCAATGGACCGATAAAGGCCGTAAAGAGATCAATCAGGACTTTCATGGCGGTTACGTCCCAAAGGGCGCGCAGCTGACGATGAAAGGCGCTGCGTTTGCGATGGCGGATGGGGTCAGCAGCAGTTCGGTCAGCCAGGTCGCCAGTGAGACGGCGGTGAAAAGCTTTCTGGAGGATTACTTTTGCACCTCCGACGCCTGGACTGTACAGCATGCGGCTCAGCGGGTGTTGAGGGCGACCAACTCCTGGCTGTACGCCGAAGGCCAGCGTAGCGTGTATCGTTATGACAAGGAAAAAGGCTACGTCTGTACGTTTAGCGCCGTGGTGTTCAAATCCGACATTGCGCATATCCTTCATGTCGGCGACACTCGCGTGTACCGCCTGCGGGACGGCGCGTTGGAACAGTTGACCCACGATCACCGTTTATGGGTGTCGCAAAGTCAGAGCTATTTGAGCCGGGCGCTAGGATTCAGAGAACATATTGAAATCGACTACCAGCCGGTGCGGCTCAGGCTGGGCGATATTTTCATCATGGCCACAGACGGCGTGTATGAATACTGCGACGCCCATACTCTGATTGAGGCGCTACAGGAACCCGATGACCTGGACGCCATCGCCAAACGCATGGTCGATTATGCGTTGGAGCAGGGCAGTAAGGACAACCTGACGCTGCAGATCATTCGTATTGAGGCGTTGCCCTGTGAAGTGGACTCTTTGTTTCAGCAACAGGTGGAAACCCTGCCGCTTCCCCTCATTTTGCAGGCCGGAGCGGACTTCGATGGTTATCAAATACTGCGCTGCCTGCAAACCAGCAGTCGCAGTCATGTTTATCTGGCGGTGGATATCGCTTCGAACACCAAGGTGATAATAAAGACGCCAGCGACGGATCAGCAGGGCGATCCCGCCTATCTCGAGCGCCTGCTCATGGAGGAATGGATCGCCCGCCGCATCAATAGCCTGCATGTGGCGAAGGCCGCGCAATTCGAGCGACCGCGGCGCTATCTCTACACGGTGAGTGAATACATCGAAGGCCGAACGCTAAGCCAGTGGTTGCGAGATCACCCACAACCGGATCTGGAAACGGTGAGGGGGATAGTGGAGCAAGCGGCGAGGGGCTTGATGGCTTTTCACCGTATGGACATGCTGCATCAAGACTTAAAGCCGGACAACCTGATGATCGATGCGTCTGGCATAGTGAAAATCATAGATTTCGGCTCAACCCGGGTAGGCGGCGTCGCGGAAAACGACCAAGGCCTGCGTCAGCCTAACTTGCTCGGCACAGCCTTGTACGCCGCGCCGGAATATTTCCTGGGTGAAGTCGGCTCCTCTGGCTCTGATCTCTACTCATTGGGCGTGCTGACCTATTATCTGCTGTCCGGCGACTTTCCCTATGGCGCCGACGTCGCCAAAACCCGCACCGCCGGCGCGCAGAAACGTCTGACCTACAAATCCGTCCTCAGCGAAGACAGAGACATCCCCGCCTGGATCGACGCCACTCTCAAGAAAGCCGTTCACCCCAATCCTCACAAACGCTACACCGAAATCTCGGAATTCCTCCACGACCTCCGCCACCCCAACCCCGCCTACCTCAACCAGACCCGGCCACCCATTCTGGAACGTAACCCGGTGATGTTTTGGCAGGGGGTATCGTTGGCGTTGCTAATCGCGCTGATTTTGCACGTGACGGTGGGTTGA